The Parafrankia irregularis nucleotide sequence GAGGTAGCTGCTGCCGTCGATGGTCGGCCCGGCCACCCCTTCCATGATGGCCTCGATGTCCTCCCCGCTGACCGTCTTGTACTTCTCCAGGGCATGGGTCATGGCCAGCACCTCACGCCGGTTCGCGGCGAGCACGGCCTCGGTGCGTTCGTAGAGCTCGCGCAGCTTGGCCTCGACCTGCTCGCCGAAGGGCCGGTCGACATCGATGGACGCCTGCCCCAGCTGGCTCTCGATCATGACCGATCGGGAGGCCAGCGTCTCGCCCATCGCCGACGCGGAGATGTGGCCGGACACGAGCAGCGTGGCGGTGCGCAGGTCACCACCCACGCCGACGGTGTTGTCGCCGTCGAAGAACATGCGCTCGCCGACCAGGGAGGCCAGCGAGACCATCACCTGGGTCTCCATCTCCGACTTCCACATGAACATGCGGTCCTCGACCGCGACGTGCGCGACGAAGCCACCGACGCCGCCGCGCCGCTCGATGGTCGCCAGGTCGATCACCCGGCCACGCTGGGTCCGGTAGGCGACCACCGCGTGGCAGGCCTCGTGCAGGGCGATGCTGTGCCGCTCACGCGCGATGTGCTCGTGGTCGTCGGCGAGGCCGTACTCCTTGATCACTCGGGCGCGGAGCATGTCCTGCCAGGTGATGACCTCCCGGCCATCCTTGATGGCCTGCACGAGGGCCTCGTTGACCGTGTCCTTGATGGTGGCTCCGGTCGCCTCCGGGCTCATGATCGCCAGACGCTCGATCTGCTCGGGCGTCAGCTCGTGGCTCACCTTGGCCAGGTACCCCTCGAAGGTCCTGATGCGGCCTTCCTTGCTGGGGTAGCCGACCTTGTAGATGCGGTCGATACGACCGGGACGCAGCAGCGCCTCGTCCAGCGACTGGGGCATGTTCGTCGCCATCATGACCAGGATTCGGTATTTCGGCGGCGGCTTCGGGCGCATTCCGAGCGTGCGCCGGACGACCCGGTTGAGGAATCCGCGGGGCTTCTTCAGCCCGGACATCTCGGTCAGCAGCGCCTGCAGGGTTCCGTCGAAGTTCCCGCCGCCGCCACCCATTCCACCCATCACGAAGTTGTGCCGCTCGGTGTGGTCACGGGCGATTCGGGCCTGCGCGGAGGGGTCCAGATAGGAGAACCCGTTGCAGACGTCGGGCGAGTGCGGGCCCACGGGCACCCCGAACGCACTGTGCGCGGCGGAAAACGTGCCCGGCCCGCCGGAGAAGACTCCGTTCCCGCGAGTGGACGCCCCGATGGCACCGCCGAGCTTTCCACCGAACCCGGTGGCGAGCTGACCTCGGTTACCAAGGGTGTCGGCCTCGTCGAAGAAGACGATCACTCCGCCGTAACGCAGCGAAAGCTTGCGGAGCCGCCGAAAC carries:
- a CDS encoding AAA family ATPase, whose translation is MSTGDRARGTESSATGSATEPTQPKLPVQPNGPDQSEPDGGSPAGTGQRRRPAAFWDRAKFLLLLGALFMFVVAADVSGNPLMTWGDAFRIQAESSWWILALLGLEIVHQVHIFLGERSSAYYLFWTDKVFGRAERRLLRLNDWNRFRVSRALKLVTAFALFLFIYARIVDQSVFEAMVGLPGAAWDAIPYVLQLVLLLLVVVGQFVAIFWFLSKGGVEVYFPEDIKTRFSDVWGQDHVVSRVRENVFYLERPEEIEDRGGYVPGGILLWGPPGTGKTLIAEAVAGETGKPYVFVDPGAFSAMFVGVGILKVKSLFRRLRKLSLRYGGVIVFFDEADTLGNRGQLATGFGGKLGGAIGASTRGNGVFSGGPGTFSAAHSAFGVPVGPHSPDVCNGFSYLDPSAQARIARDHTERHNFVMGGMGGGGGNFDGTLQALLTEMSGLKKPRGFLNRVVRRTLGMRPKPPPKYRILVMMATNMPQSLDEALLRPGRIDRIYKVGYPSKEGRIRTFEGYLAKVSHELTPEQIERLAIMSPEATGATIKDTVNEALVQAIKDGREVITWQDMLRARVIKEYGLADDHEHIARERHSIALHEACHAVVAYRTQRGRVIDLATIERRGGVGGFVAHVAVEDRMFMWKSEMETQVMVSLASLVGERMFFDGDNTVGVGGDLRTATLLVSGHISASAMGETLASRSVMIESQLGQASIDVDRPFGEQVEAKLRELYERTEAVLAANRREVLAMTHALEKYKTVSGEDIEAIMEGVAGPTIDGSSYLDPGFLVLVEDYHRTAALAHRGPQQRDLPRELPGLGKAAAREARQAAPQVLPEMPSPSEN